The segment GCCCACTATGCCGCCAACCGCGTCGACCCGCGCACCAAGACGCTGATCTTCAGCGACAGCCTCGACATCCCGCGCGTGATCGAACTGTACGAGCGCTTCCATGGCCGCTGCCGGCTCGCCTTTGGCGTCGGCACCAACCTGACCAACGACCTCGGCTATACCCCGCTGCAGATCGTGATCAAGATGGTGCGCTGCAACGGGCAGCCGGTGGCCAAGCTGTCGGACACGCCGGAAAAGACCATGTGCGACGATCCCGGCTACCTGTCCTACCTGCGCCAGGTGTACTCGGTTCAGCCCGCGGCGTAGCAAAATTCAACACCTTGCGCCGGCCATCGCATGCTCTGCATGCGGCGGGCGCCACTATAATCGGCGCATCGCGCGTTCGCCGCGCTTTGCGCTTCTCCAGCCAGGCCTTATGGAAACCAACGACGCCCGCGACCGCATCTTTGCCCGCATCCGTGCTGCCCAGGGCAGGCCGACCCGGCCGAGCGCGGGCGAGCGCGAGGCCGTGGCCGACTACCTGGCGCGTCACCCGCAGGGCCCGCGCCCGGCGGTGGCCGTCGACCTGGCCGAGGCCTTCCTGGCGCAGGCCCAGCGCATGGCCTCGACCGTCGACCGCGTGGCGAGGATGGACGAGGTGCCCGCCGCCACCGTGCGCTTTCTGGACAACCTGAACCTGGTCCACCGTGCCGTGGCGTGGGACGCGCTGGGCCCGCTGCCGTGGCAGGCCGCGGGGCTGGCGGTGGAATGCCGCCCGCCGGTGCGCGAGGTCGAGGCCGACCACGATCATGGCGACCTGGTCGGCATCACTGGCTGCTTCTGCGCGATTGCCGAGACCGGCTCGCTGATGCTGCTGTCGGGCCCGGCCACCTTTGCCTCGGCCGCGCTGCTGCCCGAGACCCACGTGGCGGTAGTGCCGCGCTCGCGCATCGTCGCCGGCCTGGAAGACGCCTTTGCGCTGGTGCGCAGCGAGCGCGGCGAACTGCCGCGCGCCACCAATATCATCAGCGGGCCTTCGCGCACGGGCGATATCGAGCAGACCATCGTGCTCGGCGCCCATGGCCCGTACCGCGTGCATGTGATCCTGGTCGACGAGGCCTGAACCCGCGGCTTTTGCCGCACGGAATGCGATGCACCACCCATGCCGGAAGCCCCGGGGCAAGAGGTGCTTGAATTACACTTGCAGGCTTGCCTGCGTGCCGCGGCTTCGTGCCGGCGGTGCGCCAATGAATGCTGCATTCCCGAGGAGATCCTGCCTGATGCGACGTGCCTCCGTGCTGTTGCCGCTGCTGGCCGTGCTGGCCGCATTTCCCGCCGCCGGCCATGCCGCGGACCTTGACGGGGCGTCGCTGTCCCCGCTGTGGGGGCTGCCGTTCGCCGGCATCCTGCTGTCGATCGCGGTGTGGCCGCTGGTTGCGCCCAAGTTCTGGCACCACCACTACGGCAAGATCGCCGCGGGCTGGGGGCTGCTGTTCCTGCTGCCGTTCGCGGCAGCGTTCGGCACGCATGCGGCCGCGGCCAGCGCGGGGCACGCGCTGCTGGCCGAGTACATCCCGTTCATCGTTCTGATCGCCTCGCTGTATATCGTGGCCGGCGGCATCTGCGTGCGCGGCAACCTGCACGGCACGCCCGGGCTCAATACCGGCATCCTGGCGCTGGGCACGCTGCTGGCCAGCTTCATGGGCACCACCGGCGCGGCCATGCTGCTGATCCGGCCGCTGCTGCGCGCCAATGACAACCGCCGCCACGTGGCGCACGTGGTGGTGTTCTTTATCTTCCTGGTGGCCAATGCCGGTGGCTCGCTGACGCCGCTGGGCGATCCGCCGCTGTTCCTGGGCTTCCTGAAAGGCGTGGACTTCTTCTGGACCATGCGCAACATCTTCCCGGAGACGGTCTTTATCTGCGTGGTGCTGCTGGTGCTGTTCTACCTGGTCGACCGTCACTACTACCAGAACAAGGAAGAGGAGCTGCCACCGCGCAGCGACCCCACGCCGGACTCGGGCGGCATCGCCATCGAGGGCAAGTTCAACTTCGTGCTGCTGCTGGCCGTGATCGGCCTGGTGCTGATGAGCGGGCTGTGGCAGCCGGGCATCGCATTCGACGTCCTGGGCACCGAGGTGCCGCTGCAGGCCGCGGTGCGCGATGCGCTGCTGGTGGTGGTGGCGGTGGTGTCGCTGCTGGTGACGCCGCAGGCGGCGCGTGCCGGCAATGAATTCAACTGGGAGCCGATCCTGGAAGTCGGCAAGCTCTTTGCCGGCATCTTCCTCACCATCATCCCGGTCATTGCCATGCTCAAGGCCGGCACCGACGGCGCTTTCTCCGGGGTGATCCGCGCGGTCAGCGACAGCAACGGCCAGCCGGTCGACGGCATGTACTTCTGGGCCACCGGCCTGCTGTCCTCGTTCCTGGACAACGCGCCGACCTACCTGGTGTTCTTCAACACCGCCGGTGGCGACGCGGCCACGCTGATGACGCGCGATGCCTCGACGCTGGCCGCGATCTCGGCCGGGGCCGTGTTCATGGGCGCCAATACCTATATCGGCAATGCCCCCAACCTGATGGTCAAGGCCATTGCCGAGAACCGCGGCGTGCGCATGCCGAGCTTCTTCGGCTACATGCTGTACTCGGGCACCTTCCTGGTGCCGCTGTTTGTCATCATGACCTTCCTCTTCTTCCACGTTTGATGCCATGAAGCCGTCTGTTCTTGTCACCCGCGCCATCTATCCCGAAGTCATCGCGCACCTGGCGCAGTACTTCGATGTCGACGACAACCAGCAGGACGCGGTGCTGGATGCCGCCGCACTGAAGGCGCGCCTGGCGGGCAAGGCCGGCGTGCTGGCCAACGCCGCCGACCGCATCGACGGCGACGTGGTCGCCGGGCTGCCGGCGCTGCGCGCGGTGTGCAACATGGCGGTCGGCTACAACAACCTGGACGTGCCGGCGCTGACGGCCGCCGGCATCGTCGCCACCAATACGCCGGA is part of the Cupriavidus necator genome and harbors:
- a CDS encoding sodium:proton antiporter, encoding MRRASVLLPLLAVLAAFPAAGHAADLDGASLSPLWGLPFAGILLSIAVWPLVAPKFWHHHYGKIAAGWGLLFLLPFAAAFGTHAAAASAGHALLAEYIPFIVLIASLYIVAGGICVRGNLHGTPGLNTGILALGTLLASFMGTTGAAMLLIRPLLRANDNRRHVAHVVVFFIFLVANAGGSLTPLGDPPLFLGFLKGVDFFWTMRNIFPETVFICVVLLVLFYLVDRHYYQNKEEELPPRSDPTPDSGGIAIEGKFNFVLLLAVIGLVLMSGLWQPGIAFDVLGTEVPLQAAVRDALLVVVAVVSLLVTPQAARAGNEFNWEPILEVGKLFAGIFLTIIPVIAMLKAGTDGAFSGVIRAVSDSNGQPVDGMYFWATGLLSSFLDNAPTYLVFFNTAGGDAATLMTRDASTLAAISAGAVFMGANTYIGNAPNLMVKAIAENRGVRMPSFFGYMLYSGTFLVPLFVIMTFLFFHV
- a CDS encoding LutC/YkgG family protein; its protein translation is METNDARDRIFARIRAAQGRPTRPSAGEREAVADYLARHPQGPRPAVAVDLAEAFLAQAQRMASTVDRVARMDEVPAATVRFLDNLNLVHRAVAWDALGPLPWQAAGLAVECRPPVREVEADHDHGDLVGITGCFCAIAETGSLMLLSGPATFASAALLPETHVAVVPRSRIVAGLEDAFALVRSERGELPRATNIISGPSRTGDIEQTIVLGAHGPYRVHVILVDEA